A genomic region of Acidiphilium multivorum AIU301 contains the following coding sequences:
- a CDS encoding nitrate/nitrite transporter — translation MHTTTEKSFLISGHLPTLFAAFLYFDASFMVWVLLGPLGVQIGRTLHLDPAHKGLMVAVPVLAGALLRIPNGLSVDRFGGRRTAIVAQFIVITGLLLAWATGLPSYGSVLALGLVLGLAGASFAVALPLASRWYPKEHQGTALGIAGAGNSGTVLAALFAPALGLAFGYASVFGMAAAIMVVVLCVFSILAKDSPAHPAPQSLGAYLRVLRLHDTWWFMLFYSVTFGGFVGLAASLTIYFHTQYGLAAVNAGYATAACVFVGSSVRPLGGWLADRIGGIAALSIFYVVAAATLALVSIGLPDLALALAAFVLAMLALGMGNGAVFQLVPIRFGREIGVMTGLVGMAGGVGGFYLASSLGFSKQFTGSYQDGFLVFAALALVAFAGLMTVRRRWRADFTSPPGNGTVRI, via the coding sequence ATGCATACCACGACGGAAAAATCGTTTCTGATATCCGGCCATCTACCGACCCTTTTTGCAGCGTTCCTCTATTTCGACGCCAGTTTCATGGTCTGGGTGCTGCTCGGTCCGCTCGGTGTGCAGATCGGCCGGACGCTGCATCTCGATCCCGCGCACAAGGGGCTGATGGTCGCGGTTCCGGTGCTGGCCGGTGCCCTCCTGCGGATTCCGAACGGATTGTCGGTCGACCGCTTCGGCGGGCGGCGCACCGCGATCGTGGCGCAGTTCATCGTCATCACCGGCCTTCTCCTCGCCTGGGCGACCGGCCTGCCAAGCTACGGCTCGGTGCTGGCGCTGGGGCTCGTCCTTGGCCTCGCCGGCGCATCCTTTGCGGTTGCTCTGCCGCTCGCATCGCGCTGGTATCCGAAGGAGCATCAGGGAACCGCCCTTGGCATCGCGGGCGCGGGCAATTCGGGCACTGTGCTTGCCGCCCTGTTTGCCCCGGCGCTCGGCCTCGCTTTCGGCTACGCCAGCGTCTTCGGCATGGCGGCGGCGATCATGGTCGTCGTGCTGTGCGTCTTCTCGATACTCGCGAAAGACAGCCCGGCCCATCCGGCGCCGCAGAGCCTCGGCGCCTATCTCCGCGTGCTGCGGCTCCACGACACGTGGTGGTTCATGCTGTTCTACAGCGTTACTTTCGGCGGTTTCGTCGGACTCGCGGCATCGCTGACGATCTATTTCCATACCCAGTACGGCCTGGCTGCGGTCAACGCCGGCTACGCCACGGCGGCCTGCGTCTTCGTCGGATCGTCGGTGCGGCCGCTCGGCGGCTGGCTCGCGGATCGGATCGGCGGAATCGCGGCACTCTCGATCTTCTATGTCGTCGCCGCGGCCACGCTGGCTCTGGTTAGCATCGGCCTGCCGGACCTCGCCCTCGCCCTTGCTGCCTTCGTCCTCGCGATGCTCGCCCTTGGGATGGGCAACGGCGCGGTGTTCCAGCTCGTGCCGATCCGCTTCGGCCGCGAGATCGGGGTAATGACCGGCCTGGTCGGCATGGCCGGCGGGGTCGGTGGATTCTACCTCGCCTCCAGCCTCGGCTTTTCGAAGCAGTTCACCGGCTCCTACCAGGACGGGTTCCTGGTCTTCGCCGCCCTCGCGCTCGTCGCCTTCGCCGGGCTGATGACGGTGCGTCGCCGCTGGCGCGCGGATTTCACCTCGCCCCCCGGCAACGGCACCGTCCGGATCTGA
- the nirB gene encoding nitrite reductase large subunit NirB: protein MHGTTLSRPRLVVVGNGMAGMRTVEEILAIAPGIFDITVFGAEPHPNYDRIMLSPLLAGEKRFEDIVLNDYDWYASNGIRLIAGEHVDWIDRARRIVRGAAGTEAPYDLLLLATGSSPFVLPIPGAELDGVQTFRSVADVGDMLATARPGAKAVVIGGGLLGLEAAHGLDLRSAEVTVIHLMPTLMERQLDASAAHLLKQTLEARGMTILTGTETAAFIGDDRVRAVRLKDGREIPTDLVVMAVGIRPNAGLARATGLECNRGVIVDDFLRTSDPAIFAIGECVEHDGKVFGLVAPIWEMARVAARAMTGTPGIGFTPAASVTRLKVSGVEMASAGAFLGDSGTEDIVLRDGARGTYRRLVLRENRIVGLVAIGDASDAAWHFQLLKDGTDIGEIRDSVIFGPLADGPADPDAAVMALPDGAEICGCNGVCKGTITRAIKAFGLASVDDVRARTKASSSCGSCTGQVEALLRAALGTEYAPATVKPVCKCTGLDHGEVRRRIVGGKLKSIPAVMQALEWKTPDGCHVCRPALNFYLLCAWPGEYVDDAQSRFVNERMHANIQKDGTFSVVPRMWGGVTNARELRAIADVVDKFDIPEVKITGGQRIDMLGVKREDLPTVWRDLNAAGLVSGHAYGKALRTVKTCVGSEWCRFGTQNSTRMGIALEKMSWGSWHPHKVKMAVSGCPRNCAEASIKDFGVIATEAGWDLLVGGNGGIRLRGTDLLCKVTTEAEVLEYCAAFLQLYREEAHYLERTAPWIERVGLDYVKQAVVEDEDNREALAARFLHAQTFAQADPWAMQSAAAAGAKFTHVAELT, encoded by the coding sequence ATGCATGGCACCACCCTCTCGCGGCCGCGCCTCGTCGTCGTCGGTAACGGTATGGCCGGGATGCGGACGGTCGAGGAAATCCTCGCCATCGCGCCCGGCATATTCGACATCACCGTGTTCGGCGCGGAACCCCACCCGAACTACGACCGGATCATGCTCTCGCCACTTCTCGCAGGCGAGAAGCGGTTCGAGGATATCGTCCTTAATGACTACGACTGGTACGCTAGCAACGGCATTCGCCTCATCGCCGGCGAGCATGTCGACTGGATCGACCGCGCGCGCCGGATCGTGCGAGGTGCCGCCGGCACCGAGGCGCCCTACGACCTGCTTCTGCTGGCGACAGGCTCCAGCCCATTCGTCCTGCCGATCCCCGGGGCAGAACTTGATGGCGTGCAAACCTTCCGCTCCGTCGCCGATGTCGGGGACATGCTGGCAACCGCGCGGCCCGGCGCGAAGGCGGTGGTGATCGGCGGCGGGCTGCTCGGGCTGGAGGCGGCGCACGGCCTCGACCTGCGCAGCGCCGAAGTGACGGTGATCCACCTGATGCCGACCCTGATGGAGCGCCAGCTCGACGCTTCCGCTGCCCATCTGCTCAAGCAGACCCTCGAGGCGCGCGGAATGACGATCCTGACCGGCACCGAGACCGCCGCGTTCATCGGCGACGACCGGGTGCGCGCGGTCCGGCTGAAGGACGGGCGGGAAATTCCCACCGACCTCGTGGTGATGGCCGTCGGTATCCGTCCGAATGCAGGCCTGGCCCGGGCGACCGGTCTCGAATGCAATCGTGGCGTGATCGTCGACGATTTCCTGCGGACCTCCGATCCCGCGATCTTCGCGATCGGCGAATGCGTCGAGCATGACGGCAAGGTCTTCGGCCTGGTCGCACCGATCTGGGAGATGGCCCGTGTCGCCGCGCGGGCGATGACCGGCACGCCGGGGATCGGATTCACGCCGGCGGCCAGCGTTACAAGGCTCAAGGTCTCGGGCGTGGAGATGGCCTCGGCCGGCGCCTTCCTCGGCGATTCCGGCACCGAGGACATCGTGCTGCGCGACGGCGCGCGGGGGACCTATCGCCGGCTCGTCCTGCGAGAAAACCGGATCGTCGGCCTCGTCGCCATTGGCGATGCAAGCGACGCCGCCTGGCATTTCCAGCTCCTGAAGGACGGGACCGATATCGGCGAGATCCGCGACAGTGTGATCTTCGGCCCCCTCGCGGACGGACCGGCCGACCCCGACGCCGCCGTGATGGCCCTGCCGGACGGTGCGGAAATCTGCGGCTGCAACGGCGTCTGCAAGGGGACGATAACGAGGGCGATCAAAGCGTTCGGCCTCGCAAGCGTCGATGACGTGCGCGCGAGGACCAAGGCGTCCTCCTCGTGCGGTTCCTGCACAGGCCAGGTCGAGGCGCTGCTGCGCGCCGCCCTCGGCACGGAGTACGCACCCGCGACGGTCAAGCCGGTCTGCAAATGCACCGGTCTCGACCATGGCGAGGTGCGCAGGCGGATCGTCGGCGGCAAACTGAAATCAATCCCGGCGGTGATGCAGGCGCTGGAATGGAAGACCCCGGACGGCTGCCATGTCTGCCGCCCGGCGCTCAATTTCTACCTGCTCTGCGCCTGGCCGGGCGAATACGTTGACGACGCCCAGTCGCGCTTCGTCAACGAGCGGATGCACGCGAACATCCAGAAGGACGGCACCTTCTCGGTGGTCCCGCGCATGTGGGGCGGCGTGACCAACGCGCGCGAACTGCGCGCGATCGCCGACGTGGTGGACAAATTCGACATTCCGGAGGTCAAGATCACCGGCGGCCAGCGCATCGACATGCTCGGTGTGAAGCGCGAGGACCTGCCCACGGTCTGGCGCGACCTGAACGCCGCCGGCCTGGTGTCCGGCCACGCCTACGGCAAGGCGTTGCGGACTGTGAAGACCTGCGTTGGCTCGGAATGGTGCCGCTTCGGCACCCAGAACTCGACCCGCATGGGCATCGCGCTGGAAAAGATGAGCTGGGGCTCGTGGCATCCGCACAAGGTGAAGATGGCCGTCTCCGGCTGCCCGCGGAACTGCGCCGAGGCGAGCATCAAGGATTTCGGCGTGATCGCGACTGAGGCCGGCTGGGACCTGCTGGTCGGCGGCAACGGCGGCATCCGCCTGCGCGGCACCGACCTGCTGTGCAAGGTGACGACAGAGGCCGAGGTGCTCGAATACTGCGCCGCCTTCCTCCAGCTCTACCGCGAGGAGGCCCATTACCTCGAGCGCACCGCGCCCTGGATCGAGCGCGTCGGGCTCGACTATGTGAAGCAAGCCGTTGTCGAGGACGAGGACAACCGCGAGGCTCTCGCCGCCCGCTTCCTGCATGCCCAAACATTCGCCCAGGCCGATCCCTGGGCTATGCAGTCGGCCGCGGCCGCCGGCGCGAAATTCACCCATGTCGCGGAGCTTACGTGA
- the nirD gene encoding nitrite reductase small subunit NirD: protein MDAIMTDTGFVDVAALDDIPQRGARTVATAHGDVAIFRTGDDAVFALRDSCPHRGGKISHGIVHGHGVTCPLHNWVIALATGAAEGEAAASCVPRFPVRVTEGRVLLDVSAPLAPA from the coding sequence ATGGACGCGATCATGACCGATACCGGCTTCGTCGATGTCGCCGCCCTCGACGACATCCCCCAACGCGGCGCCCGGACCGTGGCGACCGCGCACGGCGATGTCGCGATCTTCCGCACCGGCGACGACGCCGTCTTCGCCCTGCGCGATTCCTGCCCGCACAGGGGCGGCAAAATCAGCCATGGCATCGTCCACGGCCATGGCGTCACCTGCCCGCTGCACAACTGGGTGATCGCGCTCGCGACCGGTGCGGCTGAGGGCGAGGCGGCCGCCTCCTGCGTCCCGCGCTTCCCGGTACGCGTGACCGAGGGACGCGTGCTGCTGGACGTCTCCGCTCCGCTGGCGCCGGCATGA
- a CDS encoding ABC transporter substrate-binding protein — MSSIPIRIGVLRLIDCSPPIVAREYGFFADAGLEADIAVEPSWANIADKLAYGILDAAVILGPLAIAMGLGLRGRRTALALVAMLSREGNAVVLRHGAERWLEEARFAAVHAYSNHDLLLRRYLAEAGIDLARTKIGGRPPAEMVASLAAGEIDGFCAGAPWGALAVRTGFGTVVADSATLAPGHPETYGPPRLQVVFSMN; from the coding sequence GTGAGTTCCATACCGATCCGCATCGGCGTCTTGCGGCTGATTGACTGCAGCCCCCCGATCGTCGCGCGCGAGTACGGCTTCTTCGCCGATGCCGGGCTTGAGGCCGACATCGCTGTCGAACCGTCCTGGGCCAATATCGCCGACAAGCTAGCCTACGGCATTCTCGACGCCGCGGTGATCCTGGGGCCGCTCGCCATCGCCATGGGGCTCGGCCTGCGGGGACGGCGAACCGCCCTGGCGCTTGTCGCGATGCTTTCGCGCGAAGGCAATGCCGTGGTTCTCCGGCATGGCGCGGAGCGGTGGCTGGAAGAGGCCCGCTTCGCTGCGGTCCATGCATACTCCAACCATGACCTGCTGCTCAGGCGTTATCTGGCGGAAGCCGGAATCGACCTGGCCCGAACAAAGATAGGGGGCCGCCCGCCTGCCGAGATGGTCGCCTCGCTTGCGGCCGGCGAGATCGACGGCTTCTGCGCCGGCGCTCCCTGGGGCGCGCTCGCGGTCCGGACCGGATTCGGCACGGTTGTCGCCGATTCTGCGACGCTGGCACCCGGGCATCCAGAAACGTATGGCCCGCCCCGTCTGCAAGTGGTATTTTCGATGAACTGA
- a CDS encoding ANTAR domain-containing response regulator, translating to MYILIADTDRTRAEALAARLGAQTAGYVVQVAPSNLSLSTAVAELRPDVVIVDMARPDRDSLEQVRSATAQPAPVMLFVDEDDPNFMEEAIGAGVASYHVDIATIADIKPILRSAIALFRRGAERERRLAEAESALAERRLVDAAKRLLMQRDMMTEPAAHRFLQRRAMERQVRVAEVARALLGDDEEKMP from the coding sequence GTGTATATTCTGATTGCCGACACTGATCGTACTCGTGCTGAGGCGCTTGCGGCGCGGCTTGGTGCTCAGACGGCCGGTTATGTTGTGCAGGTTGCTCCGTCCAACTTGAGCCTGTCGACCGCGGTCGCAGAACTCAGGCCAGATGTGGTGATCGTTGACATGGCCCGGCCGGACCGCGACAGTCTTGAACAGGTTCGCAGCGCCACCGCCCAGCCGGCACCGGTGATGCTATTCGTGGATGAGGATGACCCGAACTTCATGGAGGAGGCGATCGGCGCCGGTGTCGCATCCTACCACGTCGATATCGCGACCATCGCCGACATCAAGCCGATCCTGCGCAGCGCGATCGCCCTGTTCCGACGGGGGGCCGAACGCGAACGCCGCCTTGCTGAGGCGGAGTCGGCCCTTGCCGAGCGCCGGCTGGTCGATGCTGCCAAGCGCCTGCTCATGCAGCGCGACATGATGACCGAACCGGCCGCTCATCGCTTTTTGCAGCGCCGGGCAATGGAGCGCCAGGTACGCGTTGCCGAAGTCGCCCGCGCTCTACTAGGCGATGACGAGGAAAAAATGCCGTGA
- a CDS encoding IS110 family RNA-guided transposase: MKTEIAVLGIDLGKNSCSLAGLDGTGAVIKRRRMRPETVVTFTKELPPCVIAMEACCGAHHLARLLAAQGHDVRLMSPEYVRPYVKAQKNDDRDAEAIAEAATRPTMRFVSMKTEEQLDMQTLHRARDRLVGERTALINQLRAILLERGVTVPQGRSKLERSLIEMFDGDEAEPPATLTPRLRALIADMRAEWRELDRRITAFEDEFVARTREDEAARRLISIPGIGVMNATALIAAIGNGETFSRGRDLAAWLGLVPRQITTGGRPRLVGISKRGNKYLRKLLIHGARAALPSLLTSSTPLGGWLRGLTARVHKNAVVVALANKLARIAWAVLRNGGTFDARSASGMA; this comes from the coding sequence ATGAAGACAGAGATCGCGGTTTTAGGGATTGATCTGGGCAAGAACAGCTGCAGCCTTGCGGGACTGGATGGGACTGGTGCGGTGATCAAACGGCGGCGGATGCGACCGGAGACCGTGGTGACGTTCACGAAGGAGTTGCCGCCTTGCGTGATAGCGATGGAGGCGTGCTGCGGCGCTCATCATCTTGCCCGTCTTCTCGCGGCGCAGGGACACGACGTCCGGCTGATGTCGCCGGAATACGTGCGCCCTTATGTGAAGGCGCAGAAGAACGATGATCGCGATGCCGAGGCGATTGCGGAGGCGGCAACACGGCCAACGATGCGTTTTGTGTCCATGAAAACGGAGGAGCAGCTTGACATGCAGACCCTGCATCGGGCGCGTGACCGGCTGGTCGGTGAACGGACGGCGCTGATCAACCAGTTGCGAGCGATCCTGTTGGAGCGCGGGGTTACGGTGCCGCAGGGGCGGAGCAAGCTCGAGCGGTCCCTGATCGAGATGTTCGATGGCGATGAAGCCGAGCCACCGGCGACATTGACGCCGCGGCTGCGGGCGCTGATTGCCGACATGCGGGCCGAATGGCGTGAGCTGGATCGGCGGATCACCGCTTTTGAGGACGAATTTGTCGCTCGCACGCGCGAGGACGAAGCGGCACGCCGGCTGATCAGCATTCCCGGGATCGGCGTGATGAACGCGACCGCGCTGATTGCCGCGATCGGCAACGGTGAGACGTTCAGCCGGGGCCGCGATCTTGCTGCCTGGCTTGGTCTGGTGCCGCGGCAGATCACGACAGGAGGCCGACCGCGGCTGGTCGGGATCAGCAAGCGCGGCAACAAGTATCTGCGCAAGCTGCTGATCCATGGTGCTCGCGCCGCTCTTCCCAGTCTGTTGACCAGCTCAACGCCGCTCGGCGGCTGGCTGCGCGGGCTCACCGCTCGGGTCCACAAGAATGCAGTGGTTGTCGCACTGGCCAACAAGCTGGCGCGGATCGCTTGGGCGGTACTGAGAAACGGCGGCACGTTTGATGCCAGGTCCGCATCAGGGATGGCATGA
- a CDS encoding nitrate reductase, producing the protein MNTTCPYCGVGCGLIAGEGTIAGDPAHPANRGRLCVKGAKLAATLDDRERLRTPMVGGRETSWSAALDAAADGFARAIAAHGPDSVAFYVSGQFLTEDYYVANKLMKGFIGSANIDTNSRLCMASAVAAHRRCFGEDLVPGIYEDFDEAELIIFAGSNAAWCHPVLFQRALAARATRGTRIVVIDPRRSATAEFADLHLAVRPRGDLALFCALLAACADRGALDRDYIARHTAGFGAALAAARQAEHGIDPAAFETLAGWVAATPRMVTAFSQGVNQSETATDAIGAILNLHLATGRIGRPGAGPFSLTGQPNAMGGREAGGLANQLAAHLGFDDPDDHATLSEFWGAPNLVRRPGLKAVDLFRAVADGKIRALWIAGTNPAESLPASLDVRDALSRCPHLVVADCWPTATTAHAHVLLPAAGWSEKDGTVTNSERMISRQRAFRPAPGAARPDWWMFAELARRLGHGAAFAWDVPAAIFREHAALSAFRNFGRRRFNIGGLAAIPDDDYDAMRPLRWPLAGDRLFAEGNFPTPDGRARFVAVSPLRHARTDFTLNTGRLRDQWHTMTRTGRVAELMAHQDAATLELAPTDAARLGVLPGDLVAAGSEGARIVFPAAISPGQCEGSVFAAIHWTAAQGSAGSVNRLTVPATDPISGQPAFKHSPVRLAAVPTLWRAIAIGRAASCAMAAGKQAVWSQALRPGGLALSRFTGFAPLAARSAVDAARWLLELPEGAEFLDYADPTRGVFRLAVLDRAGVQLLLHVAPAELALPDPEALEALFAAPQAGADPTLLLGQPARATATRGRQVCVCNAVAEPAIRAAIRAGCRSVEAIGAATGAGTGCGSCHSELKGFLRHDLVAAE; encoded by the coding sequence ATGAACACGACCTGTCCCTATTGCGGCGTCGGTTGCGGGCTGATTGCCGGCGAGGGGACAATCGCTGGCGACCCCGCCCATCCCGCTAATCGCGGACGGCTCTGCGTGAAGGGCGCGAAACTCGCGGCCACGCTCGACGACCGGGAGCGACTGCGGACGCCGATGGTCGGCGGGCGCGAGACCTCCTGGAGCGCGGCGCTGGATGCAGCGGCGGACGGCTTCGCGCGGGCGATCGCCGCGCACGGGCCGGACTCCGTCGCCTTCTACGTGTCCGGACAGTTCCTGACCGAGGATTACTACGTCGCCAACAAGCTGATGAAGGGGTTCATCGGCAGTGCCAATATTGACACTAATTCCCGGCTTTGTATGGCGTCCGCGGTGGCCGCCCACCGCCGATGCTTCGGCGAGGACCTCGTCCCGGGGATCTACGAGGATTTCGACGAGGCGGAACTGATCATCTTCGCCGGCTCGAACGCCGCATGGTGCCATCCGGTCCTGTTCCAGCGCGCACTTGCCGCCCGGGCGACGCGCGGGACGCGGATTGTCGTGATCGATCCCCGCCGTAGCGCGACCGCCGAGTTCGCCGACCTGCACCTCGCCGTGCGCCCCCGCGGCGACCTCGCCCTGTTCTGCGCGCTGCTCGCCGCCTGCGCGGACCGCGGCGCGCTCGATCGCGACTACATCGCGCGGCACACCGCCGGGTTCGGCGCCGCGCTCGCCGCCGCGCGGCAGGCCGAGCACGGGATCGATCCCGCCGCGTTCGAAACCCTCGCCGGCTGGGTCGCCGCCACCCCGCGCATGGTGACTGCCTTTTCGCAGGGCGTGAACCAGTCCGAGACGGCGACCGACGCAATCGGCGCGATCCTGAACCTCCACCTCGCCACCGGACGGATCGGCCGGCCCGGCGCCGGACCGTTCTCGCTGACCGGCCAGCCCAACGCGATGGGCGGCCGCGAGGCGGGCGGCCTCGCCAACCAGCTCGCCGCGCATCTCGGCTTCGACGACCCCGACGACCACGCGACGCTCTCCGAATTCTGGGGCGCCCCCAACCTCGTGCGCCGGCCCGGGCTGAAGGCGGTGGACCTGTTCCGTGCCGTCGCCGACGGCAAGATACGCGCCCTCTGGATCGCCGGCACCAACCCCGCCGAATCCCTGCCAGCGAGCCTCGACGTGCGCGACGCGCTGTCCCGTTGTCCGCACCTCGTGGTCGCCGATTGCTGGCCCACGGCGACGACCGCCCATGCCCATGTCCTGCTGCCAGCGGCAGGGTGGTCCGAGAAGGACGGCACCGTCACCAATTCAGAGCGCATGATCTCCCGCCAGCGCGCGTTTCGTCCCGCTCCCGGTGCTGCCCGACCCGACTGGTGGATGTTCGCCGAACTCGCCCGGCGGCTCGGCCATGGCGCGGCCTTCGCCTGGGACGTGCCGGCTGCGATCTTCCGCGAACACGCGGCACTCTCCGCTTTCCGCAACTTCGGGCGACGGCGGTTCAATATCGGCGGGCTCGCTGCCATCCCGGATGACGATTACGACGCAATGCGCCCGCTGCGCTGGCCTCTGGCCGGAGATCGCCTCTTTGCCGAGGGAAACTTCCCGACGCCAGACGGGCGGGCCCGCTTCGTCGCCGTATCACCACTCCGCCACGCGCGCACGGATTTCACCCTCAATACCGGCCGGCTGCGCGACCAATGGCACACCATGACGCGCACCGGTCGCGTCGCCGAACTGATGGCCCACCAGGATGCCGCGACCCTGGAACTCGCACCGACGGACGCGGCGCGCCTCGGCGTGCTGCCTGGTGATCTTGTCGCCGCCGGGAGCGAAGGGGCGCGCATCGTCTTCCCGGCAGCGATCTCGCCGGGACAGTGCGAAGGTTCGGTGTTCGCCGCGATACACTGGACCGCAGCGCAGGGCAGCGCCGGAAGCGTCAACCGCCTCACTGTTCCGGCGACCGACCCGATCTCCGGCCAGCCGGCCTTCAAGCATTCGCCAGTGCGACTTGCGGCGGTGCCGACGCTCTGGAGGGCCATTGCCATCGGCCGTGCCGCTTCCTGCGCGATGGCAGCTGGCAAACAAGCCGTCTGGTCGCAGGCACTACGCCCGGGCGGGCTGGCGCTGTCGCGCTTCACCGGGTTTGCCCCGCTCGCTGCCCGCAGCGCCGTGGACGCGGCACGGTGGCTGCTGGAGCTGCCGGAGGGTGCCGAATTCCTCGACTACGCCGACCCGACGCGCGGGGTCTTCCGCCTCGCCGTGCTGGACCGGGCCGGCGTCCAGCTCCTTCTCCACGTCGCGCCGGCGGAGCTTGCGCTGCCGGACCCCGAGGCGCTGGAGGCGTTGTTCGCGGCCCCACAAGCAGGAGCCGATCCGACGCTCCTGCTTGGCCAGCCCGCCCGCGCCACCGCGACCCGCGGGCGGCAGGTCTGCGTCTGCAACGCGGTTGCCGAACCCGCGATCCGCGCCGCGATCCGCGCCGGCTGCCGGAGCGTCGAGGCGATCGGCGCCGCCACCGGCGCCGGCACCGGTTGCGGTTCATGCCATTCCGAACTGAAGGGATTTCTCCGCCATGACCTCGTTGCCGCCGAATAG
- the cobA gene encoding uroporphyrinogen-III C-methyltransferase, with protein MTSLPPNSKAHPVILAGTGPGDPDLLTLRAVRAIGAAEIILHDALVDARILVLAAPDAVLIHVGKRCGRHAMSQTEINRRLVECARTGARVLRLKGGDPMIFGRAGEEIAALRAAGIAVEVIPGITAASAAAASACVSLTARGRARAVTLVTGHTADGGVPPQDWAALARLDSTLVFYMGSRHARAIADRLIEAGLDPATPAMLLTNVSRPNETRRLDRLIDLADGIAAADLAAPALILIGAALDAAVPVATIRADARELS; from the coding sequence ATGACCTCGTTGCCGCCGAATAGCAAGGCACATCCCGTCATCCTCGCCGGCACCGGGCCGGGCGATCCGGATCTTCTCACCCTGCGGGCCGTACGGGCGATCGGCGCCGCCGAAATCATCCTGCATGATGCGCTGGTCGATGCTCGCATCCTGGTCCTTGCCGCCCCGGATGCCGTCCTCATCCATGTCGGCAAGCGGTGTGGCCGGCACGCGATGAGCCAGACAGAGATCAACCGCCGCCTTGTCGAATGCGCGCGCACCGGCGCTCGGGTGCTACGGCTGAAGGGCGGAGATCCGATGATCTTCGGCCGGGCCGGCGAGGAGATCGCGGCCTTGCGGGCCGCAGGCATCGCGGTCGAGGTGATCCCGGGGATCACCGCGGCCTCGGCGGCGGCGGCGTCTGCCTGCGTCTCGTTGACCGCGCGGGGCAGGGCGCGCGCCGTCACCCTGGTCACCGGCCACACCGCCGATGGCGGGGTACCGCCTCAGGACTGGGCGGCGCTGGCCCGGCTCGATTCGACCCTCGTCTTCTACATGGGCTCCCGCCACGCCCGAGCGATCGCCGACCGCCTGATCGAGGCCGGGCTCGATCCCGCCACGCCGGCGATGCTGCTGACCAATGTCAGCCGCCCGAACGAGACGCGCCGGCTTGACCGCCTCATCGACCTCGCAGACGGAATCGCCGCCGCCGATCTCGCGGCCCCGGCGCTGATCCTGATCGGCGCCGCGCTCGACGCGGCGGTTCCGGTGGCGACTATTCGGGCGGACGCCCGCGAGCTGTCGTGA
- a CDS encoding P-loop NTPase family protein, with amino-acid sequence MTEAPSSEKKPNGAHKPATPVFRPDSAVAGLKPAEIKPLLTSEQSSTEPVAQGLDLADRPKIILTAGRGKTGKTTFLRWIAEMAQRDGKAPLLADIDPTNATFSTYFGGVARPDTFNQAAVRDWLQDFMEFAIAEKQTAIVDLGGGDTILRTIAGEMPGFDAMIEEAGMAVVMFYLAGPHPEDLTPAATLGALGFKPRARGFVLNEGMAQAGQSRDQAFSRVTSSNVYRDETADGALTLWMPRLHAAEAVEARTASFIAARDGQTEPPLGVFNRSRVGHWLKAMDEQFAGVKSWMP; translated from the coding sequence ATGACTGAGGCCCCCTCATCAGAAAAGAAACCCAACGGCGCCCACAAACCCGCAACTCCCGTATTCCGCCCCGATAGCGCAGTCGCCGGACTCAAGCCTGCGGAAATCAAGCCTCTGCTGACCAGCGAGCAATCCAGCACCGAACCCGTCGCCCAGGGCCTCGATCTCGCCGATCGCCCCAAGATCATCCTGACGGCCGGCCGGGGCAAAACCGGCAAGACCACCTTCCTGCGCTGGATCGCGGAGATGGCGCAGCGGGACGGGAAAGCGCCTCTCCTGGCTGACATTGATCCCACCAACGCAACCTTCTCGACCTATTTCGGTGGGGTCGCTCGGCCGGACACCTTCAACCAGGCCGCGGTTCGCGACTGGCTCCAGGACTTCATGGAGTTCGCCATCGCCGAAAAACAAACCGCCATCGTCGATCTCGGGGGTGGCGATACGATCCTCCGCACCATAGCCGGAGAAATGCCCGGCTTCGATGCAATGATCGAGGAGGCGGGCATGGCCGTGGTGATGTTCTACCTCGCCGGCCCGCATCCCGAGGATTTAACCCCGGCCGCCACGCTCGGCGCCTTGGGCTTCAAGCCCCGCGCGCGGGGCTTCGTGCTCAATGAAGGCATGGCTCAAGCCGGACAATCCCGCGACCAGGCGTTCAGCCGCGTCACCTCCTCGAACGTCTATCGCGATGAAACCGCGGACGGCGCGCTCACCCTCTGGATGCCGCGCCTGCATGCGGCCGAGGCGGTCGAGGCGCGCACCGCGAGTTTTATCGCTGCTCGGGACGGCCAGACAGAACCGCCGCTCGGGGTGTTCAACCGATCGCGGGTGGGCCACTGGCTCAAGGCGATGGATGAGCAATTCGCCGGCGTGAAATCTTGGATGCCATGA